The following coding sequences are from one Lysinibacillus sp. FSL W8-0992 window:
- the abc-f gene encoding ribosomal protection-like ABC-F family protein, whose amino-acid sequence MQIKAEQIQKVIGGNILFEGLQLEVNKGEHVAIVGVNGSGKTTLLQLLAGIDVPDSGRIIKSKGTTIGYLHQIPSYPLLTVKEVLEQAFAEIYALKAKMTTLEQEMQANVSDKVLQQYGHVQEQFMLQGGYEIDAQLATIANGLGITSLLPLPFASISGGEKTKVMLGQILLSNPSILLLDEPTNHLDMQAIEWLENYTRNFSGIVIAVSHDRQFMNQMAQKIIEIEDGEAFTYKGNYDDFIAQKEAKVEQQFAEYEEQQKKIKKMQEAIKRLRQWANEANPPNAALYRRAKSMEKALNRIARVKKPITKKKMNLALTMAERSGKEVVQMKAVSHAFDKPLLQDSHLSIYFGERLAIVGNNGSGKSTLLKMMLGEIVPNQGTCKVGNSVTIGYLSQQFEHENPTIRLIDAFRESVSVSEAEARHMLAQFLFYGYDVFKKVKDLSGGEKMRLRLAQLMHEEINLLILDEPTNHLDIEAREVLEDTLESFEGTIIGVSHDRYFLQKIFTKIAWIDHQTIHVYEGDYEWARTKHLPIDQVLAVEKITKTIVQSNKELPIDEQIEKLEFKLSEPTLVKEQRQKLEQQLEALYDKWLEGGSDYA is encoded by the coding sequence ATGCAAATTAAGGCTGAACAAATTCAAAAGGTAATAGGTGGAAATATATTATTTGAAGGGCTTCAACTGGAAGTCAATAAAGGGGAACATGTAGCTATTGTAGGTGTAAATGGCAGTGGTAAAACGACTTTACTACAATTACTAGCAGGTATAGATGTACCTGATAGTGGTCGTATTATTAAAAGTAAAGGAACAACAATTGGCTATCTACATCAAATTCCTAGCTACCCTTTGCTTACAGTAAAAGAAGTGCTGGAGCAAGCATTTGCTGAAATCTATGCGCTAAAAGCAAAAATGACTACGCTGGAACAGGAAATGCAAGCGAACGTTTCAGACAAAGTATTACAACAATATGGTCATGTCCAAGAACAATTTATGTTGCAAGGGGGCTATGAAATTGATGCTCAACTAGCGACCATTGCAAATGGACTTGGTATTACGTCATTACTCCCATTGCCATTTGCCAGTATAAGTGGCGGTGAAAAAACAAAGGTCATGCTTGGTCAAATTTTGCTAAGTAACCCGTCTATTTTACTATTAGATGAACCAACAAATCATTTAGATATGCAAGCAATTGAATGGCTCGAAAACTATACTCGTAATTTTTCTGGCATTGTCATTGCCGTATCGCACGATCGTCAATTTATGAATCAAATGGCACAAAAAATCATCGAAATTGAGGATGGAGAGGCGTTTACGTACAAGGGGAATTATGACGATTTTATTGCGCAAAAAGAAGCGAAAGTTGAACAGCAGTTTGCTGAATATGAAGAACAACAAAAGAAAATAAAAAAAATGCAAGAAGCAATTAAGCGTTTAAGACAGTGGGCAAATGAAGCGAATCCACCGAATGCTGCATTGTATCGCCGTGCTAAAAGTATGGAAAAGGCATTAAACCGGATAGCGCGTGTCAAAAAGCCTATCACGAAAAAGAAAATGAATTTAGCATTAACGATGGCGGAACGAAGTGGCAAGGAAGTCGTACAAATGAAAGCGGTAAGTCATGCTTTTGATAAGCCATTATTGCAGGATAGTCATTTATCGATCTATTTCGGAGAACGGTTGGCGATTGTGGGCAATAACGGTAGTGGGAAATCTACATTATTAAAAATGATGTTAGGAGAAATTGTACCGAATCAAGGGACATGTAAAGTAGGGAATAGTGTAACGATTGGCTATTTGTCTCAACAATTTGAACATGAAAATCCGACCATTCGTTTAATTGATGCTTTTCGAGAGAGTGTATCCGTATCAGAGGCAGAGGCGCGTCATATGCTTGCACAATTTTTATTTTATGGATATGACGTATTCAAGAAAGTGAAGGACTTAAGTGGTGGTGAAAAGATGCGTCTGCGTCTAGCACAGCTGATGCATGAAGAGATTAATTTACTCATTTTAGATGAGCCGACTAATCATTTAGATATTGAGGCAAGAGAAGTATTAGAGGACACGCTTGAATCTTTTGAAGGTACAATCATCGGTGTATCGCATGACCGTTACTTTTTACAAAAGATCTTTACAAAGATTGCATGGATTGACCATCAAACAATTCATGTATATGAAGGCGACTATGAATGGGCGAGGACAAAGCACCTACCGATAGACCAAGTACTGGCAGTAGAAAAAATTACAAAGACAATTGTACAAAGTAATAAAGAGCTCCCAATTGATGAACAAATTGAAAAGCTAGAGTTTAAATTATCTGAACCAACACTTGTTAAGGAACAACGTCAAAAACTAGAGCAACAACTAGAAGCACTATATGATAAATGGCTGGAAGGGGGTTCGGACTATGCTTAA
- a CDS encoding RAxF-45 family protein, whose translation MNQNATRTSVKVDTAMYFARVLTFDFANNGIGLSIFKQNQILHVAD comes from the coding sequence ATGAATCAAAACGCTACGAGAACAAGTGTAAAAGTGGATACCGCTATGTATTTTGCACGTGTTCTAACTTTCGATTTTGCTAACAACGGGATAGGTCTGTCTATTTTTAAGCAAAATCAAATACTACACGTAGCGGATTAG
- a CDS encoding methyl-accepting chemotaxis protein: protein MKNLSMQTKMSLLIVTIILFVLIAVGLVNISEMKTTLESENNTRLSQIYDLSVYNLEQTLPGEWHLENGELYKGDAKIANETALIDKLGELSEAAITIFANDTRVNTNVMVDGQRAIGTTADPKVTEAVITQGNIYSGTANVVGKPYFTQYGPIKNANGETIGMIFAGVPSSEISSVAQKMMLKMGVVAFIAAIIAVIAGTLLVRNIVKPLKRLNTQLETISAGEGDLTQQLVVNTKDEIGDLAKSFNAMLETLRKMMHQVDETANQVSASSAELSATAGSTTRTTEQLTANMQELASGASTQKQSANENAEAMYDIAGGIQHVTETNMEVSSHATEAFDTAKHGEKTAQAMQAQMQAMTEAVLESAKSIVALDAHANTIGNIVEVIHAIADQTNLLALNASIEAARAGEHGKGFAVVAEEVRKLAEQSKTSAAQITETIHTMQQLAQEASAHMEQSEKEAASSVEIVRTTNLAFENITTKVAVVTNKIQEVSGIAEELYARIEQANASTQIMAEIAVDAREQSKVVSQIAETNLYSMEDINDAATTLTKNAETLQNLIHQFKY, encoded by the coding sequence ATGAAAAACTTAAGTATGCAAACGAAAATGAGCTTGCTAATTGTGACGATTATTTTATTTGTTTTAATTGCTGTTGGACTTGTAAATATTAGTGAAATGAAAACGACCCTTGAATCAGAAAATAATACACGCCTTAGCCAAATCTATGATCTAAGTGTCTATAATTTGGAGCAAACATTGCCAGGTGAATGGCATTTGGAAAATGGTGAACTTTACAAAGGAGACGCAAAAATAGCGAACGAAACTGCATTAATTGATAAATTAGGAGAGTTATCCGAAGCAGCTATTACAATTTTTGCTAATGATACACGCGTTAATACAAATGTTATGGTAGATGGACAGCGTGCAATTGGCACAACTGCCGATCCGAAAGTAACAGAAGCCGTTATTACTCAAGGAAACATATATAGTGGAACAGCTAATGTAGTTGGTAAACCTTACTTCACTCAATATGGACCGATAAAAAATGCTAATGGAGAAACAATTGGTATGATTTTTGCCGGTGTTCCCTCCTCTGAAATTAGTTCGGTAGCACAAAAAATGATGCTCAAAATGGGGGTAGTAGCCTTCATAGCTGCAATTATTGCTGTAATTGCAGGTACATTACTTGTGCGTAATATTGTAAAACCTTTAAAACGTTTAAATACCCAGCTTGAAACAATTTCTGCTGGAGAAGGCGATTTAACACAACAACTCGTTGTCAACACAAAAGATGAAATTGGAGATCTTGCCAAATCGTTCAATGCCATGCTCGAAACACTTCGTAAAATGATGCATCAAGTAGATGAAACAGCCAATCAAGTATCTGCTTCATCCGCTGAGCTATCTGCAACGGCAGGCTCCACAACGAGAACAACTGAACAATTAACAGCGAATATGCAAGAATTAGCAAGTGGTGCAAGTACGCAAAAACAAAGTGCTAATGAAAACGCCGAAGCCATGTATGATATTGCTGGCGGTATTCAACATGTAACGGAAACAAATATGGAAGTATCATCACATGCTACAGAAGCTTTTGATACGGCGAAACATGGTGAGAAAACAGCACAGGCCATGCAAGCGCAGATGCAGGCTATGACAGAAGCAGTTTTAGAAAGTGCCAAGTCAATCGTTGCACTTGATGCTCATGCTAATACAATCGGAAATATTGTCGAGGTCATTCATGCAATAGCTGACCAAACAAACTTACTTGCTTTAAATGCATCCATTGAGGCAGCACGTGCAGGAGAACATGGTAAGGGCTTTGCAGTCGTTGCAGAGGAAGTTCGTAAATTAGCTGAACAATCTAAAACATCTGCTGCTCAAATTACCGAGACCATTCATACGATGCAGCAGCTTGCACAAGAAGCGAGTGCGCATATGGAACAAAGTGAAAAAGAAGCCGCTTCAAGTGTAGAAATTGTTCGTACAACAAATCTTGCATTTGAAAACATTACAACAAAAGTGGCTGTTGTCACAAATAAAATTCAAGAAGTTTCAGGGATTGCTGAAGAGTTATATGCTCGTATTGAACAGGCCAATGCATCTACTCAAATTATGGCTGAAATAGCCGTCGATGCACGAGAGCAGTCAAAAGTCGTTTCACAGATTGCTGAAACAAACCTCTATTCGATGGAGGATATTAACGATGCAGCAACTACCCTTACAAAAAACGCAGAAACCCTGCAAAATTTAATTCATCAGTTTAAATATTAA
- a CDS encoding AbrB family transcriptional regulator: MYTFYKQMFLTLCIGLLGALLFQFLHIPMPWLLGAIAAVLCVQLFTKVQLQWHKYFRNIGLIVAGYSIGFAFTKEAVQDIQQFLGSIIVLNLIFILLFFVISFIVAKRTELDFPTALTCCVPGGMTQIVAFAEEQGNMNMAVITFYQVLRVLLIVGFVPLMVTGIGENIVTVDGSLSLRLFILLLICGMAGWLAQKVRIPTGYMLGPVFLLMGLNIAGLEVPKMPLSFLHIAQLVIGIYIGLLLRKEDLHLSKKHVFYAFISAGLFIGSAYALSFVMKNLYGLDFRTGFLSIVPGGLDQMGIIAASVHANVTIVTAFQLFRVLIVSIFLVPLVKVFVKKANT, translated from the coding sequence ATGTATACATTTTATAAACAGATGTTCTTAACATTATGTATTGGGTTGTTAGGAGCGCTGTTATTTCAATTTTTACATATTCCGATGCCGTGGTTGCTTGGGGCAATAGCCGCTGTACTTTGTGTACAGTTATTTACAAAAGTACAATTACAATGGCATAAATATTTTCGAAATATTGGTTTAATCGTAGCGGGATATTCCATTGGCTTTGCCTTTACTAAAGAAGCGGTACAAGATATTCAACAGTTTTTAGGCAGTATCATTGTACTGAACTTGATTTTTATCCTGTTATTTTTTGTTATTAGTTTTATAGTAGCAAAACGTACTGAGTTAGATTTTCCGACCGCGCTAACATGTTGCGTCCCTGGAGGAATGACACAAATTGTTGCCTTTGCTGAGGAGCAAGGGAATATGAATATGGCTGTGATTACGTTTTATCAGGTGTTGCGAGTACTATTAATTGTTGGCTTTGTACCATTAATGGTGACAGGCATAGGCGAAAATATCGTCACTGTTGATGGAAGTCTTTCATTGCGATTATTCATTTTACTCCTTATTTGTGGAATGGCAGGGTGGCTTGCCCAAAAGGTGAGAATTCCAACAGGCTATATGTTAGGTCCAGTATTTTTATTAATGGGCTTGAATATAGCTGGTCTTGAAGTGCCCAAAATGCCATTATCGTTTCTTCATATTGCACAGCTCGTTATTGGTATTTATATCGGCCTGCTACTGAGAAAAGAGGATTTACATTTATCAAAGAAGCATGTTTTTTACGCATTTATTTCAGCGGGTCTTTTTATAGGTTCTGCATATGCTTTATCATTTGTTATGAAAAACTTGTACGGGCTTGATTTTCGCACAGGTTTTTTGAGTATCGTACCGGGTGGGCTAGACCAAATGGGGATTATCGCTGCATCTGTTCATGCAAATGTGACCATTGTGACTGCATTTCAGCTATTCCGTGTGTTGATTGTGTCCATATTCCTTGTACCGTTAGTGAAAGTATTTGTGAAAAAAGCGAACACGTAA
- a CDS encoding LytTR family DNA-binding domain-containing protein, producing MKIHLMINSALEETEIHIHAKEYNEHIEKLMKQLQAAQTTMLDGYLQQEIHLIKITDIYSIYAEGAKVFLQTEEQEFESKRKLYELEAQLAKDFARVSKSTLVNINKIASIQMGKIGATELLLDNDVSIHVSRKYLKELKRQLGIGRDS from the coding sequence ATGAAAATTCATTTAATGATTAATAGCGCGCTAGAAGAAACCGAGATCCACATACATGCAAAGGAGTATAACGAGCACATCGAAAAATTGATGAAGCAATTGCAAGCAGCCCAAACGACCATGCTCGATGGTTATTTGCAGCAAGAAATTCATTTAATAAAAATTACAGATATTTATTCAATTTATGCTGAAGGCGCTAAAGTCTTTTTACAGACAGAGGAGCAAGAATTTGAATCAAAACGCAAATTATATGAGCTCGAAGCGCAATTAGCGAAAGATTTTGCACGAGTGAGTAAATCCACCCTCGTTAACATTAATAAAATTGCTTCTATTCAGATGGGCAAAATTGGCGCAACAGAATTATTGCTAGATAATGATGTGTCCATTCATGTCAGCCGGAAGTATTTAAAAGAATTAAAACGCCAATTAGGTATTGGGAGGGATTCATAA
- a CDS encoding DUF3021 domain-containing protein, translating into MRVLRMMIIGLLISLSSSYTLVTLSLISNHGLASGPELLEQIIIAAILGAAIGPLSIIFDIERLLFSTQLILHFIAVTLFVMVAGYFGRWFEHSGVLYVLIAEIIIYFIVWCILYVLQKNDIEEINNEIKKRKE; encoded by the coding sequence ATGAGAGTATTACGCATGATGATTATTGGTCTACTCATCTCACTTAGCTCATCCTACACTTTAGTGACCTTAAGTCTCATTTCTAATCATGGATTGGCATCAGGACCGGAATTACTCGAACAAATAATCATTGCAGCCATACTCGGAGCAGCAATAGGTCCTCTGTCCATCATTTTTGACATAGAACGTTTACTATTTTCCACTCAGCTTATTCTGCATTTTATTGCAGTGACGTTGTTCGTAATGGTAGCAGGCTATTTTGGCCGTTGGTTCGAACATTCAGGAGTTTTGTATGTGCTCATTGCGGAAATCATTATTTATTTCATTGTATGGTGCATTTTATATGTACTTCAAAAGAACGATATTGAGGAAATCAATAATGAAATCAAAAAAAGAAAGGAATAG
- a CDS encoding ABC transporter ATP-binding protein, translating to MTFAIQVEHLQKQYGEQLAVKGISFKVEQGSLFAFLGANGAGKSTTIEILCTLLQKSSGTVTINGYTLDERSHNAEIRKSIGVVFQQSLLDERLTVRENIVHRGKTYGLSRTQLAENYQFVSTYLHLDDIEQQKYGTLSGGQKRRADIARALIHRPQILFLDEPTTGLDPQTRQFVWQTIKQLQEETNMTVFLTTHYMEEAAVADQVIVLNQGRIVAEGTPDFLKTKYAYDQMALVFHDRSSGLEWLQDTTLHFTEKQGVFSVRVDSTMHALTLLKSAEPFLASFEVIKGTMDDVFIHIMAQGDAT from the coding sequence ATGACGTTTGCGATTCAAGTCGAGCATTTACAAAAGCAATATGGCGAACAATTAGCAGTAAAAGGAATTTCCTTTAAAGTAGAACAAGGCTCTCTCTTCGCCTTTTTAGGTGCTAATGGTGCTGGGAAATCGACGACCATTGAAATATTATGCACATTATTACAAAAATCAAGTGGTACTGTAACGATTAACGGTTATACGCTCGATGAGAGGTCTCATAATGCAGAAATTCGAAAATCAATCGGCGTTGTATTCCAGCAAAGCCTACTCGATGAACGATTAACGGTTCGTGAAAATATTGTACACCGCGGTAAAACATATGGTTTATCGAGAACACAGCTTGCTGAAAACTATCAATTTGTCTCTACCTATTTACATTTAGATGATATTGAACAGCAAAAATATGGCACATTGTCTGGTGGTCAAAAAAGACGCGCAGATATAGCACGTGCACTCATTCATCGACCACAAATATTATTTTTAGATGAACCAACAACTGGACTCGATCCACAAACACGCCAATTCGTTTGGCAAACGATTAAACAACTCCAGGAAGAAACAAATATGACGGTATTTTTAACAACGCACTATATGGAAGAAGCTGCAGTTGCAGATCAGGTCATTGTGTTAAATCAAGGTCGCATTGTCGCTGAAGGAACACCTGATTTCTTAAAAACAAAATATGCATACGACCAAATGGCACTTGTATTTCATGATCGTTCTTCAGGGTTAGAATGGCTGCAAGACACCACATTACATTTCACCGAAAAGCAAGGCGTTTTCTCAGTTCGAGTGGACTCTACTATGCATGCACTTACACTTTTAAAAAGTGCAGAACCCTTTTTAGCCTCGTTTGAAGTTATTAAAGGAACAATGGACGATGTCTTTATTCATATTATGGCACAAGGAGATGCTACGTAA
- a CDS encoding ABC transporter permease produces MEAMFSLIQRNNKVFRRDKTQVFFSLLSVIIVIVLYAVFLQKMQVDAIEQMTEATPELIAMVNEWLVAGLLSMIAVTTTLAAFAIVVRDIESKATADFLTAPISRATIQMSYVMNAFIIGCIFSLIALVGCEIFLVATGGHLLSFGALIKVIGILLLSVLLASVFNVFLVLFVSTQNAFSTLSTIVGTVLGFLCGVYVPVGVLPNFAQQLIMYFPISHTTLLLRNAFMESSITKVFDGVPVAQVESYKLNYGIVYELNGHSLSTSTSYIVILVTFIVLAILSVFIFKKKNH; encoded by the coding sequence ATGGAAGCAATGTTTAGCTTAATTCAACGTAATAACAAGGTTTTCAGGAGAGATAAAACCCAAGTCTTTTTCTCCCTCCTTTCCGTTATAATTGTCATCGTTCTATACGCGGTATTTCTTCAAAAAATGCAAGTCGATGCAATCGAGCAAATGACAGAGGCTACACCAGAATTGATTGCAATGGTCAATGAATGGTTAGTGGCCGGCTTATTATCAATGATTGCTGTTACAACAACATTAGCAGCATTTGCTATTGTCGTTCGTGATATTGAATCAAAGGCGACAGCAGATTTCCTAACTGCCCCTATTTCCCGTGCAACAATTCAGATGAGCTATGTCATGAATGCCTTTATTATCGGCTGTATCTTTTCCCTCATTGCCCTAGTAGGCTGTGAAATTTTCTTAGTGGCCACTGGCGGTCATTTACTTAGCTTTGGTGCCCTAATTAAAGTAATTGGTATACTATTATTATCCGTATTACTCGCGAGCGTATTTAATGTTTTTCTCGTACTATTTGTTAGCACACAAAATGCTTTTTCAACACTGAGTACAATCGTTGGCACAGTACTAGGCTTTTTGTGTGGTGTCTACGTCCCTGTTGGCGTTCTACCAAACTTTGCCCAACAGCTTATTATGTATTTTCCAATCAGTCATACTACATTACTTTTGCGCAATGCTTTTATGGAAAGTTCAATAACGAAGGTTTTTGACGGTGTTCCTGTTGCACAAGTGGAAAGCTATAAGCTAAACTATGGTATTGTTTATGAGCTAAATGGGCATTCACTTAGCACCTCAACAAGCTATATTGTTATTCTTGTAACCTTCATTGTGCTTGCTATTTTATCAGTCTTTATTTTTAAAAAGAAAAATCACTAA
- a CDS encoding DUF2087 domain-containing protein: MDVNQLFWQASIEDITHGYTNEATHYTCLLCGGKIEKGIIYPHEDVLYEAEKFMQHHITATHQSVFHYLNGLNKKMTGLTEHQSHILRLFYEGKTDQEIKEELEIGSATTIRHHRFALKEKERQAKTFLAMMELLKQQDQKEDSFVPIHKTATMVDDRYNITLTEEQQLLEKYFPNGIGQELVRFPKREKHKIVVLRAITKLFDESKEYTEKELNAIIQPIYEDYVQIRRYLIQYGFMDRQDDGSAYWVKK, from the coding sequence ATGGATGTAAATCAATTATTTTGGCAGGCTTCGATTGAGGACATTACGCATGGCTATACAAATGAAGCCACACACTACACTTGCCTTCTTTGTGGGGGGAAAATTGAAAAAGGTATTATTTATCCACATGAAGATGTACTATATGAGGCTGAAAAATTTATGCAACACCATATTACTGCTACACACCAATCAGTTTTTCATTACTTAAATGGTTTAAATAAAAAAATGACAGGTTTAACAGAACATCAAAGTCATATTTTGCGCCTTTTTTATGAAGGCAAAACCGATCAGGAAATTAAAGAAGAGCTAGAAATTGGGAGCGCAACAACTATTCGACATCATCGTTTTGCTTTAAAGGAAAAAGAACGTCAAGCTAAAACATTCCTTGCCATGATGGAACTATTAAAACAACAAGATCAGAAGGAAGATTCTTTTGTGCCAATTCACAAAACGGCTACGATGGTCGACGATCGCTATAATATCACCCTTACTGAAGAACAACAGTTGCTTGAGAAATATTTTCCTAATGGCATCGGTCAAGAGCTCGTCCGCTTCCCAAAACGAGAAAAGCATAAAATCGTTGTGCTACGTGCTATTACAAAGCTTTTTGATGAGTCAAAAGAGTATACAGAAAAAGAGCTCAATGCAATAATTCAGCCAATATATGAGGACTATGTACAAATTCGTCGCTATTTAATTCAATACGGTTTTATGGATCGTCAAGATGATGGCAGTGCTTATTGGGTAAAAAAATAA
- a CDS encoding GIY-YIG nuclease family protein — protein sequence MDHKKELKEMYKEMKIEAGVFTMTNKHNGKVFVGSFNNLKRLNGFQFMLKTNTYTNKALQADYNTFGKDAFQLEVVEYLKEKEEGYFDAKKELEKLEEQWLEKLQPYGELGYNS from the coding sequence ATGGATCATAAAAAAGAATTAAAAGAAATGTATAAAGAAATGAAAATTGAAGCAGGCGTTTTTACAATGACGAACAAACATAATGGTAAAGTGTTTGTTGGAAGCTTCAATAACTTAAAACGATTAAACGGATTTCAGTTTATGTTAAAAACAAATACTTATACGAATAAAGCTTTACAAGCTGACTACAATACATTTGGCAAAGATGCTTTTCAGCTCGAGGTAGTGGAGTATTTGAAGGAAAAAGAAGAAGGCTATTTTGATGCAAAAAAGGAACTTGAAAAGCTTGAAGAACAGTGGCTTGAAAAGCTTCAGCCTTATGGTGAGCTGGGCTATAATTCTTAA
- a CDS encoding MmcQ/YjbR family DNA-binding protein, which yields MQKDTIHAFCLKLRGTTHDYKEEWQADRYHIGGKMFAMMGGDATRKPIITLKCEPSRAEELRETYEGIIPGYYMNKTHWNSIYMDANISEDLLENLIQHSYDLVFAKLTKKAQLSASHSNNSEFL from the coding sequence ATGCAAAAAGATACGATCCATGCATTTTGTTTAAAGCTACGCGGAACGACTCATGATTACAAAGAAGAATGGCAGGCAGACCGCTATCATATAGGGGGGAAAATGTTTGCGATGATGGGCGGAGATGCTACAAGAAAGCCTATTATTACTTTAAAATGTGAACCTAGTCGAGCAGAAGAATTAAGAGAAACCTACGAAGGAATCATTCCAGGGTACTATATGAACAAAACTCATTGGAATTCGATTTATATGGATGCGAATATTTCAGAAGACTTACTTGAAAATTTAATCCAGCACTCTTATGACCTCGTGTTCGCAAAGTTAACAAAAAAAGCCCAATTAAGTGCCAGTCACTCAAACAATTCAGAATTTTTATAG
- a CDS encoding YitT family protein has product MRNIIIITLASILMAFAYNFLLIPHEILSGGLSGIAIMLGIVTPLNTGVLNLLLNLPLLILGVMKLGKRFIAYTILSVGVMSLSLLIIPIYKATEEPILASLFGGVIVGLSVGLIFRASGSSGGFDIIAMLLSRKRDFPLGALISAMNGIVVAISGFVFSWDAALLTLVSIYATGKVVDTIHTSNIKLTLMIITSNGEDVKQQLLTRLHRGITMMDAKGGYSGEGRKVLITVITRYQLAEVKSLIKEVDAKAFVNILQTTEVIGVFDRGSK; this is encoded by the coding sequence ATGCGCAACATTATTATTATTACGCTTGCTTCAATATTAATGGCCTTTGCATATAATTTTTTATTAATACCGCATGAGATTTTGAGTGGCGGATTAAGCGGGATTGCCATTATGCTTGGTATTGTTACACCTCTAAATACAGGTGTATTGAATCTTTTATTAAATTTACCGTTGTTAATTTTAGGTGTGATGAAGCTAGGGAAACGCTTTATTGCGTATACAATATTGTCAGTTGGGGTAATGTCCCTATCATTGTTAATCATTCCGATTTATAAGGCAACAGAGGAACCGATATTGGCATCATTATTTGGTGGGGTTATTGTTGGCCTGAGTGTCGGTCTAATTTTCCGTGCATCTGGTTCCTCAGGTGGCTTTGATATTATTGCTATGCTTTTAAGTCGCAAAAGAGATTTTCCTCTTGGTGCACTTATTTCAGCAATGAATGGGATAGTAGTGGCGATTTCAGGTTTTGTTTTTAGTTGGGATGCGGCATTGCTGACGCTCGTTTCAATTTATGCCACAGGGAAGGTTGTCGATACAATCCATACGAGTAATATTAAGCTAACGCTTATGATTATTACGAGCAATGGTGAGGATGTGAAACAACAACTGTTAACTAGACTGCATCGGGGCATTACGATGATGGATGCTAAAGGCGGATATTCAGGTGAAGGACGAAAAGTGCTAATTACCGTTATAACACGCTACCAGCTGGCGGAAGTGAAAAGTTTAATAAAAGAAGTAGATGCGAAAGCATTTGTAAATATTTTGCAAACGACCGAAGTAATCGGGGTGTTTGATCGTGGTTCTAAATAA